The following coding sequences lie in one Streptomyces sp. NBC_00510 genomic window:
- a CDS encoding TauD/TfdA family dioxygenase, with product MNGNREETQLSTSASPPSLLDLELRPGSPPILRTGAVQDPAGWADGHRDALRAVVAEHGSVLIRGLGLTDADKAAGVVKRLAGRLTAEKEAFASRRTYADGLYSSSNWPPNQPMCMHHELSYRLEFPGMMMFACLTAPEKGGATAVADAPTVLEALPSELVQRFEREGWLLTRSYNDEIGATVAEAFGTDDRSAVEDYCRANAIAFEWQPDGALRTRQRRSAVVRHPVTGRRCWFNQIAFLNEWTMDPEVHEYLVDMYGAEGLPFNTRFGNGDPIGTDVVQLLNTVYEANTAREPWQTGDLMLVDNIRTAHSREAYEGSREVLVGMADAVRLADCSPTVEVTTA from the coding sequence ATGAACGGCAACCGAGAGGAGACGCAGTTGTCGACCTCAGCTTCCCCTCCGTCCCTGCTCGACCTCGAGCTGCGGCCCGGCTCACCCCCGATCCTGCGCACCGGGGCCGTCCAGGACCCGGCGGGCTGGGCCGACGGGCACCGCGACGCGCTGCGCGCGGTCGTCGCCGAGCACGGCTCGGTCCTGATCCGCGGTCTCGGGCTCACCGACGCGGACAAGGCCGCAGGCGTCGTCAAGCGACTGGCCGGCCGACTGACCGCAGAGAAGGAGGCCTTCGCGTCCCGGCGGACCTACGCCGACGGCCTGTACTCCTCCTCCAACTGGCCGCCCAACCAGCCGATGTGCATGCATCATGAACTCAGCTACCGGCTCGAGTTCCCCGGCATGATGATGTTCGCCTGCCTGACCGCGCCGGAGAAGGGCGGGGCGACGGCGGTGGCCGACGCGCCGACCGTGCTCGAGGCGCTTCCGTCCGAGCTGGTCCAGCGCTTCGAGCGCGAGGGCTGGCTGCTCACCCGCAGCTACAACGACGAGATCGGGGCGACCGTCGCCGAGGCCTTCGGCACCGACGACCGCTCCGCCGTCGAGGACTACTGCCGCGCCAACGCCATCGCCTTCGAGTGGCAGCCGGACGGGGCCCTGCGCACCCGCCAGCGGCGCAGTGCCGTGGTGCGCCACCCGGTCACGGGCCGGCGCTGCTGGTTCAACCAGATCGCGTTCCTCAACGAATGGACGATGGACCCCGAGGTGCACGAGTACCTCGTGGACATGTACGGCGCCGAGGGCCTGCCGTTCAACACCCGCTTCGGCAACGGCGACCCGATCGGCACGGACGTCGTCCAGCTGCTCAACACCGTTTACGAGGCGAACACCGCCCGCGAGCCCTGGCAGACGGGCGACCTGATGCTCGTCGACAACATCCGCACCGCGCACAGCCGCGAGGCCTACGAGGGCTCCCGTGAAGTGCTGGTCGGCATGGCCGACGCGGTGCGCCTGGCCGACTGCTCCCCGACCGTCGAGGTGACCACCGCATGA
- a CDS encoding amino acid adenylation domain-containing protein: protein MDMAAHAGREFWRGVLVKGGFTAIPRWTPEPATGAAEHVVAVPDGLTASVRRVAEEVAVPVGSVLLAAHAKVLAALAGEADVVTGYVAAGGAVLPCRLSAGPGSWRSLLLDAHGAESQLLAFQDFPVDALRKELDLAEPLFETVFDLSGGGVELTPGTVLWVGASDRGGRLSLRLRYANDVMDEDAAARVAGYHVAALARIAADLDAEHTRKSLLSAEENRLQVTGMAGPRRKLPDRRMHELFEERVRAHPEAVAAVHGDRQWTYGDLNARANRLAHALLARGLEREGVVAVVTERNLDWLAAVLAVFKAGGAYLPIEPHFPAGRIRNTLARAECRLALTERGSTATLDEALSALPEVQRLPVEDAYAEDHPSEDPGVAVARDQLAYIYFTSGSTGEPKGAMCEHAGFLNHLYAKIDDLGIGEGQVVAQTAPQCFDISLWQLVSALLVGGRTLLVEQETILDADRFLDKVVEGRANVLQLVPSYLDVVLSALERQPRELPDLRCVSVTGEALKKDLIGRWFAVRPGVKLVNAYGLTETSDDTNHAVMDRVPDTDWVPLGRPVNNVRVYVVDEHLSPVPLGAPGLVVFSGVCVGRGYINDPERTRQAYLTDPHHSGERLYRGGDYGRWHPDGTLEFLGRKDHQVKIRGFRIEIGEIENTLVRAPGVRDGAVVVSDDGSQLVAFYSGPAPAEADVLREHLAASLPAYMVPAAFHWKESLPLTANSKIDRKALTALATEETSERDSAGTDVQVPGTPAELRLARAWATVLGIPQERIGRRDHFFDRGGTSLSAVRLAILLDRAISLKDVTAHPVLADLAEVVDGRTTRRPGLLQALSEPDCEPHGALVCFPYAGGNAVNFQPLAAALRPAGCAVYAVELPGHDPAARDEDFAPMAQVVDAVVEEIAGRGLSRILLWGHSSGTALAVETARRLRERGVEVQRVFLGAQLLGDSAGRRAAADALTGRSDADIAAELSGDGGYGQLAELDRARAGHVAAAYRHDCVAAHRYFADALDSAPPVRLSTPVTVVVAADDPYTADHSRRYREWQLLAEHVDLYELARGGHHFPRTCPDEVAQAVLRAAELLASP from the coding sequence ATGGACATGGCAGCGCATGCCGGACGGGAGTTCTGGCGCGGAGTGCTCGTCAAGGGCGGGTTCACCGCGATCCCCCGCTGGACTCCCGAACCGGCCACCGGCGCCGCCGAGCACGTGGTGGCGGTCCCCGACGGCCTCACGGCGTCCGTGCGCCGTGTGGCGGAGGAGGTCGCCGTCCCGGTGGGCTCGGTGCTGCTGGCCGCGCACGCCAAGGTGCTGGCAGCCCTCGCCGGCGAGGCCGACGTCGTGACCGGTTACGTCGCCGCGGGCGGTGCGGTGCTGCCGTGCCGGCTGTCGGCGGGTCCCGGCTCGTGGCGGTCCCTGCTGCTGGACGCGCACGGCGCCGAGTCGCAACTGCTGGCCTTCCAGGACTTCCCGGTCGACGCGCTCCGCAAGGAGCTCGACCTGGCCGAGCCGCTGTTCGAGACGGTCTTCGACCTGTCCGGCGGTGGTGTCGAGCTCACCCCCGGCACCGTGCTCTGGGTCGGAGCCTCGGACCGCGGCGGCCGGCTCTCGCTGCGGCTGCGCTACGCCAACGATGTCATGGACGAGGACGCCGCGGCCCGCGTCGCCGGCTACCACGTGGCCGCCCTGGCGCGGATCGCCGCCGACCTGGACGCCGAGCACACCCGCAAGAGCCTGCTGTCGGCGGAGGAGAACCGGCTGCAGGTCACCGGGATGGCCGGACCGCGCAGGAAGCTGCCGGACCGGCGGATGCACGAGCTGTTCGAGGAGCGGGTCCGCGCGCACCCGGAGGCGGTCGCGGCCGTCCACGGGGACCGCCAGTGGACCTACGGCGACCTCAACGCCCGCGCGAACCGCCTGGCGCACGCCCTCCTGGCGCGTGGTCTGGAGCGCGAGGGCGTGGTCGCGGTGGTCACCGAGCGGAACCTGGACTGGCTGGCGGCCGTGCTGGCGGTCTTCAAGGCCGGCGGCGCCTACCTGCCGATCGAGCCGCACTTCCCGGCCGGGCGGATCAGGAACACCCTGGCCCGGGCCGAGTGCCGCCTGGCGCTGACCGAGCGCGGCAGCACCGCCACGCTGGACGAGGCGCTGTCCGCGCTCCCCGAGGTGCAGCGGCTGCCGGTCGAGGACGCCTACGCCGAGGACCACCCGAGCGAGGACCCCGGCGTGGCCGTCGCCCGCGACCAGCTGGCGTACATCTACTTCACCTCCGGCTCGACCGGGGAGCCCAAGGGCGCCATGTGCGAGCACGCGGGGTTCCTCAACCACCTCTACGCCAAGATCGACGACCTCGGCATCGGCGAGGGGCAGGTGGTGGCGCAGACCGCCCCGCAGTGCTTCGACATCTCGCTGTGGCAGCTGGTCTCGGCGCTGCTCGTCGGCGGACGCACCCTGCTGGTGGAGCAGGAGACGATCCTGGACGCCGACCGCTTCCTCGACAAGGTCGTCGAGGGCCGGGCGAACGTCCTCCAGCTCGTCCCCTCCTACCTGGACGTCGTCCTGTCCGCCCTGGAGCGGCAGCCGCGCGAACTGCCGGACCTGCGCTGCGTGTCGGTGACCGGCGAGGCCCTGAAGAAGGACCTCATCGGGCGCTGGTTCGCCGTGCGGCCCGGCGTGAAGCTGGTCAACGCCTACGGGCTGACCGAGACCAGCGACGACACCAACCACGCGGTGATGGACCGGGTCCCGGACACCGACTGGGTGCCGCTGGGCCGGCCCGTCAACAACGTGCGGGTGTACGTCGTCGACGAGCACCTGTCCCCGGTGCCGCTGGGCGCGCCCGGTCTGGTCGTCTTCTCCGGGGTCTGCGTGGGCCGCGGCTACATCAACGACCCCGAGCGCACCCGGCAGGCGTACCTGACCGACCCCCACCACTCCGGAGAGCGGCTGTACCGCGGCGGCGACTACGGTCGCTGGCACCCGGACGGCACGCTGGAGTTCCTCGGCCGCAAGGACCACCAGGTCAAGATCCGCGGTTTCCGCATCGAGATCGGCGAGATCGAGAACACCCTGGTCCGTGCGCCGGGGGTGCGCGACGGCGCGGTCGTCGTCAGCGACGACGGCAGCCAGCTGGTCGCCTTCTACTCGGGCCCCGCGCCCGCGGAGGCGGACGTGCTGCGCGAGCACCTGGCGGCTTCCCTGCCCGCCTACATGGTGCCCGCGGCCTTCCACTGGAAGGAGAGCCTGCCGCTGACCGCCAACAGCAAGATCGACCGCAAGGCCCTGACGGCGCTCGCCACGGAGGAGACCTCCGAGCGGGACTCCGCCGGGACGGACGTGCAGGTCCCCGGCACCCCCGCCGAACTGCGCCTGGCGAGGGCGTGGGCGACGGTGCTCGGCATCCCGCAGGAGCGGATCGGGCGCCGGGACCACTTCTTCGACCGCGGCGGCACCTCGCTTTCCGCCGTACGGCTGGCGATCCTGCTGGACCGCGCGATCTCCCTCAAGGACGTCACCGCGCACCCGGTCCTCGCCGACCTCGCCGAGGTGGTCGACGGCCGGACGACGCGCCGGCCCGGACTGCTGCAGGCCCTGTCGGAGCCGGACTGCGAGCCGCACGGCGCCCTGGTGTGCTTCCCGTACGCCGGTGGCAACGCGGTGAACTTCCAGCCGCTGGCCGCGGCCCTGCGGCCCGCCGGCTGCGCGGTCTACGCCGTCGAACTGCCCGGCCACGACCCGGCCGCCCGCGACGAGGACTTCGCGCCGATGGCGCAGGTGGTCGACGCGGTGGTCGAGGAGATCGCCGGCCGCGGACTGTCCCGGATCCTGCTGTGGGGCCACTCCTCGGGCACCGCCCTCGCGGTGGAGACCGCCCGGCGGCTGCGGGAGCGGGGCGTGGAGGTCCAGCGCGTGTTCCTCGGCGCGCAGCTGCTCGGCGACTCCGCCGGGCGCCGTGCCGCCGCCGACGCGCTGACCGGCCGCAGCGACGCCGACATCGCCGCGGAACTGAGCGGCGACGGCGGTTACGGCCAGCTCGCCGAGCTGGACAGGGCCCGTGCCGGGCACGTGGCCGCCGCCTACCGCCACGACTGCGTGGCGGCCCACCGATACTTCGCCGACGCGTTGGACTCCGCACCGCCGGTGCGGCTGTCCACGCCGGTCACCGTGGTCGTCGCCGCCGACGACCCGTACACGGCGGACCACTCCCGCCGGTACCGCGAGTGGCAGCTGCTGGCCGAGCACGTCGACCTGTACGAGCTCGCCCGCGGCGGTCACCACTTCCCCCGCACCTGCCCGGACGAGGTGGCGCAGGCGGTCCTGCGCGCCGCCGAACTCCTGGCCTCCCCATGA
- a CDS encoding phosphopantetheine-binding protein, producing the protein MVEKSAEVLASDPASDPDESSTTGRPYTAPADGTERILADILAGIVHTDRVSVDSHFFTEMGADSLVMAHFCARVRKHQDLPSVSMKDIYRYPTIRSLATALADAPPVGAQTPATSALADVPLPEPIQVAAARGTPRYVFCGVLQALFFLGYSYLAALVVTRGAEWISAGTSPFDTYLRSVEFGGAAFAGVCVLPVAGKWLLVGRWKPQEIRIWSLAYFRFWCVRTLIRANPMVLFVGSPLYVLYLRALGARIGRGVAIFSKHVPVCADLLTIGDGTVIRKDSYFSCYRGHSGVIQTGPVTLGREVLIGEVTVLDIGTSMGDGAQLGHASSLHSGQAVPAGERWHGSPAQPGAADYRVVAPVECGRSRRVTYCLTQLLILLAAWIPVAVGGVAILLAVIPRLDLLLEPGPVALTTWTFYADALAASFVLFCGALLVGLLVVVTVPRLLHPLVKPDTVHPLYGFRYGLHRTIGLLTNRKFFRVLFGDSSAVVHYLRAIGYDLSPVEQTGSNFGTEVKHENPYLSKVGSGTMVADGLSIMNADYSSTSFRVTRTAIGPHNFLGNHIAYPPQGRTGENCLLATKVMVPVEGPVRENVGLLGSPSFEIPRTVDRDSKFDHLKDGDGFHRLLSDKNKHNTGTAVLHLLLQWLLLFLVALTASVAADLYPMYGAAAVAVANVVVLVVTVTYIVLGERIVTRFRGLRPLYCSIYDLDFWRHERYWKVTAATEYLNVLNGTPFKNVVWRLLGVRIGRRVFDDGLFLPERSLAAIGDDCTLNAGTVIQSHSQEDGAFKSDHSTLGAGCTLGVGALVHYGVTVGDGAVIAPDSFVMKGEELPALARWGGNPAREMPENPKTPDSGGDRATALISGV; encoded by the coding sequence ATCGTGGAAAAATCTGCAGAGGTCCTGGCGTCGGATCCCGCTTCGGATCCCGATGAATCTTCAACCACCGGGCGCCCCTACACCGCCCCGGCCGACGGCACGGAAAGGATCCTCGCCGACATACTGGCGGGCATCGTGCACACGGACCGGGTGTCGGTCGACAGCCATTTCTTCACGGAAATGGGTGCCGACTCCCTGGTGATGGCACATTTCTGCGCCCGGGTGCGGAAGCACCAGGACCTGCCGTCCGTGTCGATGAAGGACATCTACCGGTACCCGACGATCAGAAGTCTCGCGACGGCCCTGGCGGACGCCCCGCCGGTCGGCGCCCAGACCCCCGCCACCTCGGCCCTCGCCGACGTGCCGCTCCCGGAGCCGATCCAGGTGGCGGCGGCGAGGGGCACGCCGCGCTACGTGTTCTGCGGCGTGCTGCAGGCACTGTTCTTCCTGGGCTACTCCTACCTCGCCGCGCTCGTGGTGACGCGCGGGGCGGAGTGGATATCCGCCGGCACGAGCCCCTTCGACACCTATCTGCGGTCCGTGGAGTTCGGCGGCGCGGCCTTCGCGGGCGTCTGCGTCCTGCCGGTCGCGGGCAAGTGGCTCCTGGTCGGGCGGTGGAAGCCGCAGGAGATCCGCATCTGGAGCCTGGCGTACTTCCGGTTCTGGTGCGTGCGGACCCTGATCCGGGCGAACCCCATGGTGCTGTTCGTCGGTTCACCGCTGTACGTGCTGTACCTGCGGGCGCTGGGCGCGCGAATAGGCCGCGGCGTGGCCATCTTCTCCAAGCACGTCCCGGTCTGCGCCGACCTGCTGACCATCGGCGACGGCACGGTGATCCGCAAGGACTCCTACTTCTCCTGCTACCGGGGACACTCGGGGGTCATCCAGACCGGTCCGGTCACCCTCGGCAGGGAAGTGCTGATCGGCGAGGTGACCGTGCTCGACATCGGCACCTCCATGGGCGACGGCGCCCAGCTCGGCCACGCCTCCTCGCTCCACAGCGGCCAGGCGGTCCCCGCCGGCGAGCGCTGGCACGGCTCCCCCGCCCAGCCGGGCGCGGCGGACTACCGCGTGGTCGCGCCGGTGGAGTGCGGCAGGAGCCGCCGTGTCACCTACTGCCTGACGCAGCTGCTGATCCTCCTGGCCGCCTGGATCCCGGTCGCGGTCGGCGGGGTGGCGATCCTCCTCGCGGTGATCCCGCGCCTGGACCTCCTGCTGGAACCGGGCCCGGTGGCCCTCACGACGTGGACCTTCTACGCCGACGCCCTCGCCGCCTCCTTCGTCCTCTTCTGCGGGGCGTTGCTGGTGGGCCTCCTCGTCGTGGTCACCGTGCCGCGGCTGCTGCACCCGCTCGTGAAGCCGGACACGGTCCACCCGCTGTACGGGTTCCGCTACGGGCTCCACCGCACCATCGGCCTCCTCACCAACCGGAAGTTCTTCCGCGTCCTTTTCGGTGACAGTTCCGCCGTCGTGCACTACCTGCGCGCCATCGGGTACGACCTGTCGCCGGTGGAACAGACCGGCTCGAATTTCGGTACCGAGGTGAAGCACGAGAATCCGTACCTGAGCAAGGTCGGCAGCGGCACCATGGTCGCCGACGGACTGTCCATCATGAATGCGGACTACTCGAGCACCTCTTTCCGCGTCACCCGGACGGCGATCGGCCCGCACAATTTCCTGGGCAACCACATCGCCTATCCGCCCCAGGGCAGGACCGGCGAGAACTGCCTGCTGGCGACCAAGGTCATGGTCCCCGTCGAGGGGCCGGTCCGGGAGAACGTCGGACTGCTGGGCTCGCCCAGCTTCGAGATTCCCCGCACGGTGGACCGCGACAGCAAATTCGACCACCTGAAGGACGGCGACGGGTTCCACCGCCTGCTGTCGGACAAGAACAAGCACAACACCGGCACCGCGGTGCTCCACCTGCTGCTGCAGTGGCTGCTGCTCTTCCTGGTGGCGCTGACCGCGTCCGTCGCCGCCGACCTCTACCCCATGTACGGCGCCGCCGCGGTCGCGGTCGCGAACGTCGTGGTCCTGGTGGTCACCGTCACCTACATCGTGCTCGGCGAGCGCATCGTCACCAGGTTCCGCGGGCTGCGGCCGCTGTACTGCTCGATCTACGACCTCGACTTCTGGCGGCACGAACGCTACTGGAAGGTCACGGCCGCGACGGAGTACCTGAACGTCCTCAACGGCACCCCGTTCAAGAACGTCGTCTGGCGTCTGCTCGGCGTGCGGATCGGGCGCCGGGTCTTCGACGACGGCCTCTTCCTCCCGGAGCGTTCCCTGGCCGCCATCGGCGACGACTGCACCCTCAACGCGGGCACCGTCATCCAGAGCCACTCCCAGGAGGACGGCGCCTTCAAGTCCGACCACAGCACGCTGGGTGCCGGCTGCACCCTCGGGGTCGGCGCCCTCGTCCACTACGGGGTGACCGTCGGCGACGGCGCCGTGATCGCCCCGGACTCCTTCGTCATGAAGGGCGAGGAACTCCCCGCGCTCGCCCGGTGGGGCGGCAACCCCGCCCGGGAGATGCCCGAGAACCCGAAGACCCCGGACAGCGGCGGCGATCGCGCCACCGCGCTGATCAGCGGTGTGTAG
- a CDS encoding serine/threonine protein kinase: MSGWRAPGYTEARELGSGGSGRVVLASHDATSTPVAIKYLSDELRGDPEFLQEFRAEAQLLGGLHTPYVASLYEYVEGPAGAAIVMELVDGLALRALLRQEGATGPEAALVVLKGSLLGLATAHRTGVVHRDYKPENVLVAADGSSKLVDFGIALRTGTKGAVAGTPAYMAPEQWNGRPASPATDVYAATATFYECLTGRKPFQGENFAELAVQHIEAPVPVEQAPEPVRELILRGMAKDPAQRPADAEAFVAELEVIAGAAYGNDWEERGQRRLAALAALLPLLFPSAGPRPGTVDLATTVVGGGAQRLTRQGMLAAVGGVIIAGLLTFAAVASGEDPRQTTANWTGETTRATPRGTSEAPGTTAPPGSPSPGSPSPSASTSESASASTGATAVTTPTAPTPTTTASATASASVTTTPTVSPSASTTPPVSVSDVSVTSLAQTGVFSASATIQLRTSDARPVTVTVTWYTSDAKGEPGTADGAQTFTRSGSTSYSFTADHTFPRSSGCWFGAVATTDPAAANGQSFQQILARSCVIT; encoded by the coding sequence ATGAGCGGCTGGAGGGCTCCGGGGTACACCGAGGCCAGAGAACTGGGCTCGGGCGGCAGCGGTCGCGTGGTGCTCGCGTCCCATGACGCCACGTCAACGCCCGTCGCGATCAAGTACCTGAGCGACGAACTGCGGGGTGACCCGGAGTTCCTGCAGGAGTTCCGAGCCGAGGCGCAGCTGCTGGGAGGTCTCCACACTCCATATGTCGCCAGTCTGTACGAGTACGTGGAGGGTCCCGCAGGCGCAGCCATCGTCATGGAACTGGTCGACGGCTTGGCACTGAGGGCGTTACTCCGCCAGGAAGGAGCCACCGGGCCCGAAGCAGCCCTGGTGGTGCTCAAGGGGTCGTTGCTCGGCCTCGCCACCGCCCACCGCACCGGTGTGGTGCACCGCGACTACAAACCGGAGAACGTCCTGGTCGCGGCGGACGGATCGTCGAAGCTGGTCGACTTCGGTATCGCCCTGCGCACCGGGACCAAGGGGGCCGTGGCGGGAACGCCCGCCTACATGGCCCCCGAGCAGTGGAACGGGCGCCCGGCATCGCCCGCGACCGACGTGTACGCGGCGACCGCGACGTTCTACGAGTGCCTGACCGGCCGCAAGCCGTTCCAGGGTGAGAACTTCGCCGAGCTGGCCGTGCAGCACATCGAAGCGCCGGTACCGGTCGAGCAGGCACCGGAGCCGGTGCGTGAACTGATCCTCCGCGGGATGGCGAAGGACCCGGCGCAGCGTCCGGCGGACGCCGAGGCGTTCGTGGCGGAACTGGAGGTGATCGCGGGAGCGGCATACGGGAACGACTGGGAGGAGCGAGGGCAGCGCAGGCTCGCCGCGCTCGCGGCGTTGTTGCCGCTTCTCTTCCCGTCGGCGGGACCCCGGCCGGGGACGGTCGACCTGGCCACGACCGTGGTCGGTGGCGGCGCACAGCGCCTGACACGTCAGGGCATGCTCGCCGCGGTGGGCGGTGTGATCATCGCGGGGCTGCTGACCTTCGCCGCGGTGGCCTCGGGTGAGGACCCGCGTCAGACGACCGCCAACTGGACAGGGGAAACGACGAGAGCGACCCCGCGCGGCACCTCCGAAGCGCCGGGGACGACGGCTCCGCCGGGCAGTCCCTCGCCCGGCTCCCCGAGCCCGTCGGCCTCCACGTCGGAGAGCGCCTCGGCCTCCACCGGGGCGACCGCCGTCACCACGCCGACCGCGCCGACGCCGACCACGACGGCCTCGGCCACGGCTTCCGCGTCCGTGACGACCACGCCGACGGTGTCGCCCTCGGCGTCGACCACACCCCCGGTGAGCGTGAGCGACGTCTCGGTCACCTCGCTCGCCCAGACGGGTGTATTCAGTGCCTCGGCCACGATCCAGCTGCGCACCAGTGACGCACGCCCCGTGACCGTCACGGTGACCTGGTACACGAGCGACGCGAAGGGGGAGCCCGGCACCGCCGACGGCGCACAGACCTTCACCCGCAGCGGTTCCACCTCGTACTCCTTCACCGCCGACCACACGTTCCCGCGGAGCAGCGGCTGTTGGTTCGGCGCGGTCGCCACCACCGACCCCGCGGCGGCCAACGGGCAGTCGTTCCAGCAGATCCTCGCCCGTAGTTGCGTGATCACGTGA
- a CDS encoding lytic polysaccharide monooxygenase, with protein sequence MAPSRHVLSSVVAGTAALLPLALAGPAAAHGAPVSPVSRAAACASGSGQYVGTAACRAAAAANGGSRPFADWDNLRVAGVAGRDRQVIPDGKLCSGGLAAFRGLDLPRSDWPATRLTPGAAFTMAYGTTIPHQGTFRLYLTKEGYDPTRPLTWSSLASDPFVKVTDPPVSGGAYRIGGRLPSNRTGHHVLFTIWQNSSTPDTYYSCSDVVFPAAAAKAPAKPAKPAKSAKPPATAASATPEATASKGTASPSAARAAGSPSAAQASPRDAVRTPATQPVAAESEGPGRTLLALGSATLLGGMAAIALLFRLRRSPGTRGR encoded by the coding sequence ATGGCCCCATCGCGCCACGTGCTCAGCTCCGTCGTCGCAGGCACGGCCGCGTTGCTGCCGCTGGCCCTGGCGGGACCGGCGGCCGCCCACGGCGCGCCGGTGTCCCCGGTCAGCCGTGCCGCGGCGTGCGCGTCCGGAAGCGGACAGTACGTGGGGACGGCCGCCTGCCGGGCCGCCGCAGCCGCCAACGGCGGGAGCCGGCCGTTCGCGGACTGGGACAACCTCCGCGTCGCCGGGGTCGCGGGCCGCGACCGCCAGGTGATCCCGGACGGGAAGCTGTGCAGCGGCGGGCTGGCCGCCTTCCGCGGCCTCGACCTGCCGCGCTCCGACTGGCCGGCCACCCGGCTGACGCCGGGCGCCGCCTTCACCATGGCGTACGGGACGACCATCCCGCACCAGGGCACGTTCCGGCTGTACCTCACGAAGGAGGGCTACGACCCGACCCGTCCGCTGACCTGGTCGTCGCTGGCGAGCGACCCCTTCGTGAAGGTCACCGACCCGCCCGTGTCCGGCGGCGCCTACCGCATCGGCGGACGGCTGCCCTCGAACCGCACCGGGCACCACGTCCTCTTCACGATCTGGCAGAACTCCTCGACACCCGACACGTACTACTCGTGCTCCGACGTCGTCTTCCCGGCCGCCGCGGCCAAGGCACCGGCCAAGCCCGCGAAGCCGGCCAAGTCGGCGAAGCCCCCGGCGACCGCGGCCTCCGCGACGCCCGAGGCCACGGCATCAAAGGGCACCGCGTCCCCCTCCGCCGCCCGGGCGGCCGGATCCCCGTCGGCCGCCCAGGCCTCCCCGCGGGACGCCGTGCGTACCCCGGCCACCCAGCCCGTGGCCGCCGAGAGCGAGGGACCGGGGCGCACCCTGCTGGCCCTGGGCAGCGCCACCCTGCTCGGCGGCATGGCCGCGATCGCCCTGCTGTTCCGGCTGCGCCGCTCGCCGGGCACCCGGGGCCGTTAG
- a CDS encoding questin oxidase family protein, producing the protein MDTTGTLDEALQRLHGSGPERLGRLTNHAPMAVQALAAHGQARSVHRWLDLYARKLEEFPSGAEPVTAGNWRAALGDPRRAADWIGYFGREIAEHPWREVLTLWWPRLLPGMYGGSTHPVIRVGHAVRTLLAGESTGPRLAELAHGLGYWAARHHPVADLAPLPGAGSAAAALDAVVPLAVRDGGFPARLGRVTGLPVWAAAVTDPDEARTRLTELVRAATHRYATHGHGEETMLVHAATAPNAVLRTLPALPRALWVPSLRAAWTASAAVTAMYAPDAPVAYTPPGPVTSEEVFERALEHGDEHVIKLADTALDVGDGPALAAALRSIELSEPLR; encoded by the coding sequence ATGGATACGACAGGGACCCTGGACGAGGCGCTCCAGCGACTGCACGGATCGGGGCCCGAACGGCTCGGACGGCTCACCAACCACGCGCCGATGGCCGTGCAGGCCCTCGCCGCCCACGGACAGGCCCGTTCGGTGCACCGCTGGCTCGACCTGTACGCGCGCAAGCTCGAGGAGTTCCCGTCCGGCGCCGAGCCGGTCACGGCCGGCAACTGGCGTGCCGCGCTCGGCGATCCGCGCCGGGCCGCCGACTGGATCGGCTACTTCGGGCGCGAGATCGCCGAGCACCCCTGGCGGGAGGTGCTCACACTGTGGTGGCCCCGCCTCCTGCCCGGCATGTACGGCGGCTCGACGCACCCGGTGATCCGGGTGGGCCACGCCGTACGCACCCTGCTGGCCGGCGAGAGCACCGGACCCCGTCTGGCCGAACTCGCCCACGGCCTCGGCTACTGGGCGGCCCGCCACCACCCCGTCGCGGACCTCGCACCGCTGCCCGGCGCGGGCAGCGCCGCCGCCGCCCTCGACGCGGTCGTGCCCCTCGCCGTACGGGACGGCGGCTTCCCGGCCCGGCTCGGCCGCGTCACGGGCCTGCCGGTGTGGGCGGCGGCGGTCACGGACCCGGACGAGGCCCGCACCCGGCTCACCGAACTGGTGCGGGCGGCCACCCACCGGTACGCCACCCACGGCCACGGCGAGGAGACGATGCTGGTCCACGCGGCCACTGCCCCCAACGCCGTCCTGCGCACCCTGCCCGCGCTCCCGCGCGCCCTGTGGGTGCCCAGCCTGCGGGCCGCCTGGACGGCCTCCGCCGCGGTGACCGCGATGTACGCACCGGACGCGCCGGTCGCGTACACCCCGCCCGGCCCCGTCACGTCCGAGGAGGTCTTCGAACGGGCCCTGGAGCACGGCGACGAACACGTCATCAAACTGGCCGACACCGCCCTCGACGTCGGCGACGGACCGGCCCTGGCGGCCGCCCTGCGCTCCATCGAGCTGAGCGAACCGCTGAGGTAG
- a CDS encoding WHG domain-containing protein, which produces MGDHPRRGARRGGPGVPLAGAVLAWSHLHGAVGLETAGQFAGMGHSGATLLTAQIDSLADSFGLA; this is translated from the coding sequence GTGGGTGACCACCCACGCCGGGGAGCGCGCCGCGGCGGCCCCGGTGTGCCCCTGGCGGGCGCCGTGCTCGCCTGGTCCCACCTGCACGGCGCCGTCGGCCTGGAGACGGCCGGCCAGTTCGCGGGCATGGGCCACAGCGGCGCCACGCTCCTGACCGCCCAGATCGACTCCCTGGCGGACTCCTTCGGGCTCGCCTGA